In Marmota flaviventris isolate mMarFla1 chromosome 15, mMarFla1.hap1, whole genome shotgun sequence, a single window of DNA contains:
- the Ca3 gene encoding carbonic anhydrase 3 yields MAKEWGYASHNGPDHWHELYPIAKGDNQSPIELHTKDIKHDPSLLPWSASYDPGSAKTILNNGKTCRVVFDDTYDRSMLRGGPLPGPYRLRQFHLHWGSSDDHGSEHTVDGVKYAAELHLVHWNPKYNTFGEALKQPDGIAVVGIFLKIGREKGEFQLVLDALDKIKTKGKEAPFTHFDPSCLFPACRDYWTYRGSFTTPPCEECIVWLLLKEPITVSSDQMAKLRSLFASAENEPPVPLVGNWRPPQPIKNRVVRASFK; encoded by the exons GTCCTGACCACTGGCACGAACTTTACCCAATTGCCAAGGGTGACAACCAGTCACCCATTGAGCTGCATACTAAAGACATCAAGCATGACCCTTCTCTGCTGCCTTGGTCAGCATCTTATGATCCTGGCTCTGCCAAAACCATCCTGAACAATGGGAAGACCTGCAGAGTTGTGTTTGATGACACTTATGATAGGTCAA TGCTGAGAGGCGGTCCTCTTCCTGGGCCCTACCGACTTCGCCAGTTTCACCTTCACTGGGGCTCCTCCGATGACCACGGCTCTGAGCACACGGTGGATGGTGTCAAGTATGCAGCAGAG CTTCACTTGGTTCACTGGAATCCAAAGTATAACACTTTTGGAGAAGCTCTGAAGCAGCCTGATGGAATTGCTGTGGTTGGCATTTTTCTGAAG ATAGGACGGGAGAAAGGCGAATTCCAGCTTGTACTTGATGCACTGGACAAAATTAAGACAAag GGGAAGGAGGCGCCCTTCACGCACTTTGACCCGTCCTGCCTGTTCCCTGCCTGCCGAGACTACTGGACCTACCGTGGCTCCTTCACCACACCTCCCTGTGAGGAGTGCATCGTGTGGCTGCTCCTGAAGGAGCCCATCACCGTGAGCTCCGACCAG ATGGCCAAACTGCGCAGCCTCTTTGCCAGCGCAGAGAACGAGCCCCCGGTGCCCCTTGTGGGGAACTGGCGCCCTCCGCAGCCTATCAAGAACAGGGTGGTGAGAGCCTCCTTCAAGTGA
- the Ca2 gene encoding carbonic anhydrase 2: MSHHWGYGKHNGPEHWHKDFPIAKGERQSPVNIDTKTAKHDPSLKPLCLCYEQPTSRRILNNGHSFNVEFDDSQDTAALKGGPLDGTYRLIQFHFHWGSSDGQGSEHTVDKTTYAAELHLVHWNTKYKDFGKAVEQPDGLAVLGIFLKIGSANPGLQKVLDMLDSIKTKGKSSDFTGFDPRGLLPKNLDYWTYPGSLTTPPLLECVTWIVLKEPISVSSEQMSKFRQLNFNFEGEPEELMVDNWRPAQPLKNRQIKASFK; this comes from the exons ATGTCCCATCACTGGGGATACGGCAAGCACAACG GACCAGAACATTGGCATAAGGACTTCCCCATTGCCAAGGGAGAGCGTCAGTCCCCTGTTAACATTGACACCAAAACAGCCAAGCATGACCCTTCTCTGAAACCTCTGTGCCTTTGCTATGAGCAACCGACTTCTCGGAGGATCCTCAACAATGGTCATTCTTTCAACGTGGAGTTTGATGACTCTCAGGACACTGCAG CGCTGAAAGGGGGACCCCTCGATGGCACCTACAGATTGATTCAGTTTCACTTTCACTGGGGCTCATCTGATGGACAAGGTTCTGAACACACTGTGGATAAAACAACGTATGCTGCAGAG CTTCACTTGGTTCACTGGAACACCAAATATAAGGATTTTGGAAAAGCCGTGGAACAACCTGATGGGCTGGCTGTGTTGGGCATTTTTCTGAAG ATTGGCAGTGCTAACCCAGGCCTTCAGAAAGTCCTCGATATGCTGGATTCCATTAAAACAAAG GGTAAGAGCTCTGACttcactggctttgatcctcgtGGCCTCCTTCCTAAAAATCTGGACTACTGGACCTACCCTGGCTCACTGACCACCCCTCCTCTTCTGGAATGTGTGACCTGGATTGTGCTCAAGGAACCCATTAGTGTCAGCAGTGAGCAG ATGTCAAAATTCCGTCAACTTAACTTCAACTTCGAGGGTGAACCTGAAGAGCTGATGGTGGACAACTGGCGACCAGCTCAGCCACTAAAGAACAGACAAATCAAAGCTTCCTTTAAATAA